One genomic region from Paroceanicella profunda encodes:
- the paaK gene encoding phenylacetate--CoA ligase PaaK, with protein sequence MLNVTGPRAALDPIETASRDEITALQLSRLKATLRAAYEGSPFYRRQFDAAGVHPDDLRSLSDLAKFPFTKKQDLRDNYPFGMFAVPREKIARLHASSGTTGKPTVVAYTKRDIDTWADLVARSIRAAGGGPGDICHVAYGYGLFTGGLGAHYGAEKLGCTVVPVSGGMTERQVTLIEDFRPSIIMVTPSYMLSILDAYAKAGLDPRRTSLRTGIFGAEPWTNAMREEIETAFDMDAVDIFGLSEVMGPGVAQECVETKDGLHIWEDHFYPEIVDPETGAPVPEGEKGELVFTSLTKEAFPIIRYRTRDLTRLLPGTARSMRRMEKVTGRSDDMIILRGVNVFPTQIEEQILKCARLAPHYEIELTRSGRMDSMTVRCEGKAGMDAAESAAAARELSGHIKSVVGVSSVIEVVGPGTLKRSEGKAQRVHDRRPER encoded by the coding sequence ATGCTCAACGTCACCGGCCCCCGCGCGGCGCTCGACCCGATCGAGACCGCCTCGCGCGACGAGATCACCGCCCTGCAGCTCAGCCGGCTGAAGGCCACGCTGCGCGCCGCCTACGAGGGCTCGCCCTTCTACCGCCGGCAGTTCGACGCGGCGGGCGTCCACCCGGACGACCTCAGGTCCCTGTCGGACCTCGCGAAATTCCCGTTCACGAAAAAGCAGGACCTGCGCGACAATTATCCCTTCGGCATGTTCGCCGTGCCGCGGGAGAAGATCGCCCGGCTGCACGCCTCCTCCGGCACCACCGGCAAGCCCACGGTGGTGGCCTATACGAAGCGTGACATCGACACCTGGGCCGATCTCGTGGCCCGCTCCATCCGCGCCGCCGGCGGCGGCCCGGGCGACATCTGCCACGTGGCCTACGGCTACGGGCTGTTCACCGGCGGGCTGGGCGCGCATTACGGCGCGGAGAAGCTGGGCTGCACCGTGGTGCCGGTCTCCGGCGGCATGACCGAGCGGCAGGTGACGCTGATCGAGGATTTCCGCCCCTCGATCATCATGGTCACCCCCTCCTACATGCTCTCCATCCTCGACGCCTACGCCAAGGCGGGGCTGGACCCGCGCCGCACCTCGCTGCGCACCGGCATCTTCGGCGCCGAGCCCTGGACGAATGCCATGCGCGAGGAGATCGAAACCGCCTTCGACATGGACGCGGTGGACATCTTCGGCCTCTCCGAGGTGATGGGCCCGGGCGTGGCGCAGGAATGCGTGGAGACCAAGGACGGGCTGCACATCTGGGAGGACCATTTCTACCCCGAGATCGTGGACCCCGAGACCGGCGCGCCGGTGCCCGAGGGCGAAAAGGGCGAACTGGTGTTCACCTCGCTCACCAAGGAGGCCTTCCCGATCATCCGCTACCGCACGCGGGACCTCACCCGGCTGCTGCCCGGCACCGCCCGCTCCATGCGGCGGATGGAGAAGGTCACCGGCCGCTCGGATGACATGATCATCCTGCGCGGGGTGAACGTGTTCCCCACCCAGATCGAGGAGCAGATCCTCAAATGCGCCCGCCTCGCGCCGCATTACGAGATCGAGCTCACCCGCTCCGGCCGGATGGACAGCATGACCGTGCGCTGCGAGGGCAAGGCGGGCATGGACGCGGCGGAGAGCGCGGCCGCGGCGCGCGAGCTCTCCGGCCACATCAAGAGCGTGGTCGGCGTCTCCAGCGTGATCGAGGTGGTCGGCCCCGGCACGCTGAAGCGCTCCGAAGGCAAGGCCCAGCGCGTGCATGACCGGCGACCGGAGCGCTGA
- the paaI gene encoding hydroxyphenylacetyl-CoA thioesterase PaaI: MSPEDLAPLSAREIASRSAAAMWEGDAASRLLGMELVETGPGRARMTMRVRPDMLNGVGTAHGGVIFALADSTFAFACNSYNERTVAQHCAVTFHAPGREGDLLTAEAREVRRAGRSGLYDIDVTNAEGVLIASFRGHSRTIKGSHFEA; this comes from the coding sequence ATGAGCCCGGAGGACCTCGCCCCGCTCTCGGCCCGGGAGATCGCCAGCCGCTCCGCCGCCGCGATGTGGGAGGGCGATGCCGCCAGCCGCCTGCTGGGCATGGAGCTGGTGGAGACCGGCCCCGGCCGCGCCCGCATGACCATGCGCGTGCGCCCCGACATGCTCAACGGCGTGGGCACCGCGCATGGCGGCGTCATCTTCGCGCTGGCCGACAGCACCTTCGCCTTCGCCTGCAACAGCTACAATGAACGCACCGTGGCCCAGCACTGCGCCGTCACCTTCCACGCCCCGGGCCGGGAGGGCGACCTGCTCACCGCCGAGGCGCGCGAGGTCCGGCGCGCCGGGCGCTCCGGCCTCTACGATATCGACGTCACGAATGCGGAAGGGGTGCTGATCGCCAGTTTTCGCGGCCATTCGCGCACCATCAAGGGCAGCCATTTCGAGGCCTGA
- the paaG gene encoding 2-(1,2-epoxy-1,2-dihydrophenyl)acetyl-CoA isomerase PaaG, with amino-acid sequence MTDSVLLQRVEGGVMELTLNRPERLNSFTEELHLALRAALDTAARDEAVRAVLLTGAGRGFCAGQDLGARNPDTMSGPPDLGETIDTLWNPLVRRLRALPKPVICAVNGVAAGAGANVALACDIVLAAEEARFIQSFANLGLVPDSGGTWTLTRLVGEARAKALMLTGAPVSAPQAAEWGMIWRALPGAELMAEARALARRLAAGPTFGYALTKQAVQAAGTLSLDESLDLERDLQRRAGRSPDYAEGVRAFTQKRSPVFTGRES; translated from the coding sequence ATGACCGATTCCGTGCTGTTGCAGCGGGTTGAAGGCGGCGTCATGGAGCTGACGCTGAACCGGCCGGAGCGACTCAATTCCTTCACCGAAGAGCTGCACCTCGCCCTGCGCGCGGCGCTCGACACCGCCGCGCGGGACGAGGCGGTGCGCGCCGTGCTGCTCACCGGCGCGGGGCGCGGCTTCTGCGCCGGGCAGGACCTGGGGGCGCGCAACCCGGACACCATGTCCGGCCCGCCGGACCTGGGCGAGACCATCGACACCCTGTGGAACCCGCTGGTGCGCCGGCTGCGCGCCCTGCCCAAGCCGGTGATCTGCGCGGTGAACGGCGTGGCCGCGGGCGCCGGCGCCAACGTGGCGCTGGCCTGCGACATCGTGCTGGCCGCCGAGGAGGCGCGCTTCATCCAGTCCTTCGCCAATCTCGGCCTGGTGCCCGATTCGGGTGGCACCTGGACCCTGACCCGGCTGGTGGGCGAGGCCCGCGCCAAGGCGCTGATGCTCACCGGTGCGCCGGTGAGCGCGCCCCAGGCCGCCGAATGGGGGATGATCTGGCGCGCCCTGCCCGGGGCGGAGCTGATGGCCGAGGCCCGCGCCCTTGCCCGCAGGCTCGCCGCCGGCCCCACCTTCGGCTACGCGCTCACCAAGCAGGCCGTGCAGGCCGCCGGCACGCTGAGCCTCGATGAAAGCCTGGACCTGGAGCGCGACCTGCAGCGCCGCGCCGGCCGCAGCCCGGATTACGCGGAAGGCGTGCGCGCCTTCACCCAGAAGCGCAGCCCGGTCTTCACGGGGCGCGAGTCATGA
- a CDS encoding ABC transporter substrate-binding protein, with protein sequence MTTRKLGAGLSALALLAAMPAAAEIRIGASLAVTGPAAFLGDPEAKTLEMLVEAVNAEGGVNGEPLKLVLYDDGGDPNKARTFATRLIEEDEVVAVIGGTSTGATMAMAPLFGEYEIPFISLAGAVVIIDPVQPYVFKTPHTDRMACEKIFADITGRGLSKVGMISGTGGFGKSMREQCLDVAEASGVEIVADETYGPNDADMTPQLTNIANTAGVEAVVNPGFGQGPAVVTRNFAQLGLKLPFYQSHGVASDSFIELAGPAAEGVRLPATPLLIPGQLAEDDPQKQPVTDYIAAYEAKYGHTPSTFGGYAYDAFNIVIAAIEAAGADDPAAIRDAIEATSGYAGVTGVYSFTPEDHLGLDLSAFRMLEIRDGGWAPVE encoded by the coding sequence ATGACGACCAGAAAACTCGGCGCGGGGCTCTCCGCGCTCGCGCTCCTCGCGGCAATGCCGGCGGCGGCGGAGATCCGCATCGGCGCGTCGCTCGCGGTCACCGGCCCGGCGGCCTTCCTCGGCGACCCCGAGGCGAAGACGCTGGAAATGCTCGTGGAGGCGGTGAACGCCGAGGGCGGCGTGAACGGCGAGCCGCTGAAGCTGGTGCTCTACGACGATGGCGGCGACCCCAACAAGGCGCGCACCTTCGCCACCCGCCTCATCGAGGAGGACGAGGTGGTGGCGGTGATCGGCGGCACCTCCACCGGGGCGACCATGGCCATGGCGCCGCTCTTCGGGGAATACGAGATCCCGTTCATCTCGCTCGCCGGCGCGGTGGTGATCATCGACCCGGTGCAGCCCTACGTGTTCAAGACCCCGCACACCGACCGCATGGCCTGCGAGAAGATCTTCGCCGACATCACCGGCCGGGGCCTGAGCAAGGTGGGGATGATCTCGGGCACCGGCGGCTTCGGCAAGTCGATGCGCGAGCAGTGCCTCGACGTGGCGGAAGCCTCGGGCGTGGAGATCGTGGCCGACGAGACCTACGGGCCGAACGACGCCGACATGACCCCCCAGCTCACCAACATCGCCAACACCGCGGGCGTGGAGGCCGTGGTGAACCCCGGTTTCGGCCAGGGCCCGGCGGTGGTGACGCGCAACTTTGCCCAGCTCGGCCTGAAGCTCCCCTTCTACCAGAGCCACGGCGTGGCCTCCGACAGTTTCATCGAGCTCGCCGGCCCCGCGGCCGAGGGCGTGCGCCTGCCGGCCACCCCGCTGCTCATCCCCGGCCAGCTCGCCGAGGACGACCCGCAGAAACAGCCCGTAACCGATTACATCGCCGCCTACGAGGCGAAATACGGGCACACCCCCTCCACCTTCGGCGGCTATGCCTATGACGCGTTCAACATCGTGATCGCGGCCATCGAGGCTGCCGGCGCCGACGACCCCGCCGCCATCCGCGACGCCATCGAGGCCACCTCGGGCTACGCCGGTGTCACCGGTGTCTACTCCTTCACCCCCGAGGACCATCTCGGCCTCGACCTCAGCGCCTTCCGGATGCTGGAGATCCGCGACGGCGGCTGGGCCCCGGTGGAGTAA
- a CDS encoding branched-chain amino acid ABC transporter permease, with protein sequence MAELLQFLVSGVTVGAIYAAVALGFTLIYNATGVVNFAQGEFVVIGGLTAAALIGAGVPPLLAAPLAVLAGLVMGLLLYRLAIRPAGQAPLVSLIIITIGASIFLRGAMQMVFDKQIHRYDGFSGEAPIGFLGATILPQSLWIIGGSLVVFAFLAWFMGHTRAGRGIRATASNRLAAALVGINTKAAMNLSFALSAAIGALAGVLATPVTFTSYDVGVLVALKGFSATMLGGVGSAQGALAGGLLIGLIEALTAGYLSSDYKDAAAFVVILAVLFLRPQGLFGARMTERV encoded by the coding sequence GTGGCGGAACTCCTGCAATTCCTCGTCTCGGGGGTCACGGTGGGCGCGATCTATGCCGCCGTCGCCCTGGGCTTCACGCTGATCTACAACGCCACCGGGGTGGTGAACTTCGCGCAGGGCGAGTTCGTCGTCATCGGCGGGCTGACGGCGGCGGCCCTGATCGGGGCCGGGGTTCCGCCGCTCCTTGCCGCCCCGCTCGCCGTGCTGGCGGGGCTGGTGATGGGGCTACTGCTCTACCGGCTGGCCATCCGGCCGGCCGGGCAGGCGCCGCTCGTCTCGCTCATCATCATCACCATCGGGGCGAGCATCTTCCTGCGCGGCGCGATGCAGATGGTGTTCGACAAGCAGATCCACCGCTATGACGGCTTCTCCGGCGAGGCGCCCATCGGCTTTCTCGGCGCCACCATCCTGCCGCAGAGCCTTTGGATCATCGGCGGCAGCCTGGTCGTCTTCGCCTTCCTCGCCTGGTTCATGGGCCACACCCGGGCGGGCCGCGGCATCCGCGCCACCGCCTCGAACCGCCTCGCCGCAGCGCTGGTGGGCATCAACACCAAGGCCGCGATGAACCTCTCCTTCGCGCTTTCCGCCGCCATCGGGGCGCTTGCCGGCGTGCTCGCCACCCCGGTCACCTTCACCAGCTACGACGTGGGCGTGCTGGTGGCGCTGAAGGGCTTCTCGGCCACCATGCTGGGCGGCGTGGGCTCGGCGCAGGGGGCGCTCGCGGGCGGGCTGCTGATCGGGCTGATCGAGGCGCTCACCGCCGGCTACCTCAGCTCGGACTACAAGGACGCCGCCGCCTTCGTGGTGATCCTCGCGGTGCTGTTCCTGCGCCCGCAGGGCCTGTTCGGCGCCCGGATGACGGAGCGCGTGTGA
- a CDS encoding branched-chain amino acid ABC transporter permease, with translation MTLGPGTRTFLVFAALVVLGALVFPSSFFYRVGTLVWINTLAVTGMVVLLGYVGLVSLGHAGFFAIGAYATALLPQYGVPSGLAMLAGAAGAALLAALIGRPILRLSGYYLAIATLGLGMLIWMVLSKEAWLTGGPDGMTVTGFSARSLLKSVGITLKTAEAWYWLCGAAATLGAVLAVNLGQSSAGRALRAIHDSDVAAASLGVDVARAKSAAFVISAVYAAVAGALLALANGYITPDAGGFMHSVELVTMAVLGGAASVYGALVGALILTALPQVLTVFAEYEHMVLGAIMVGTMIAMRRGLVPALAGLLARRRAARHAGRLARRVS, from the coding sequence ATGACCCTGGGCCCCGGAACCCGCACCTTCCTCGTCTTCGCCGCCCTCGTGGTGCTGGGGGCGCTCGTGTTCCCCTCCTCCTTCTTCTACCGGGTGGGTACGCTGGTGTGGATCAACACGCTCGCGGTCACCGGCATGGTGGTGCTCCTGGGCTACGTCGGGCTGGTGAGCCTCGGGCACGCCGGCTTCTTCGCCATCGGCGCCTATGCCACTGCCCTGCTGCCGCAATACGGGGTGCCCTCGGGCCTCGCCATGCTGGCGGGGGCGGCGGGGGCGGCGCTGCTCGCGGCGCTCATCGGCCGGCCGATCCTGAGGCTCTCGGGCTATTACCTCGCCATCGCCACGCTCGGCCTCGGCATGCTGATCTGGATGGTGCTCTCCAAGGAGGCCTGGCTCACCGGCGGGCCGGACGGGATGACCGTCACCGGCTTCTCGGCCCGCAGCCTGCTGAAATCGGTGGGCATCACGCTCAAGACCGCCGAGGCCTGGTACTGGCTCTGCGGTGCTGCCGCCACGCTGGGCGCGGTGCTGGCGGTGAACCTCGGGCAGAGCTCCGCCGGCCGGGCGCTGCGCGCGATCCATGACAGTGACGTGGCCGCGGCCTCGCTGGGGGTGGACGTGGCGCGGGCGAAATCCGCCGCCTTCGTGATCTCGGCGGTCTATGCCGCGGTGGCGGGCGCGCTGCTCGCCCTCGCCAACGGCTACATCACCCCGGACGCGGGCGGCTTCATGCATTCGGTCGAACTGGTCACCATGGCGGTGCTCGGCGGGGCGGCGAGCGTTTACGGCGCGCTGGTGGGCGCCCTCATTCTCACCGCGCTGCCGCAGGTGCTGACCGTGTTCGCCGAGTACGAGCACATGGTGCTGGGCGCCATCATGGTGGGCACGATGATCGCGATGCGCCGCGGGCTGGTGCCGGCGCTGGCGGGGCTGCTGGCCCGCCGCCGGGCCGCCCGCCATGCCGGACGGCTGGCGAGGAGAGTGTCATGA
- a CDS encoding ABC transporter ATP-binding protein: MSLLDVSGLGISFGGLRAVDGVGFTARPGEVTSIIGPNGAGKTTLFNLVSGVYTADAGFVRIAGRDVTGLPPHRLARAGMARTFQNLRVFPQMTALENVMTGCHMAERAGLLAGLLGLPGSRAETARSREAAAAALTRTGLGALAGREAAALSYGQLKRLEIARALVTGCSILLLDEPAAGCNAVETREIDDLIQSIAGEGRTVVLIEHDMRLVMRISARILVLDQGRRIAEGAPEEIRENPRVIEAYLGAHGAAEARAAHA, encoded by the coding sequence ATGAGCCTGCTCGACGTCTCCGGCCTCGGCATTTCCTTCGGCGGCCTGCGCGCGGTCGACGGCGTGGGCTTCACCGCCCGGCCCGGCGAGGTCACCTCCATCATCGGGCCCAACGGCGCGGGCAAGACGACGCTCTTCAACCTGGTGAGCGGGGTCTACACCGCCGATGCGGGCTTCGTGCGCATCGCGGGGCGCGATGTCACCGGCCTGCCGCCGCACCGGCTGGCGCGCGCCGGCATGGCCCGCACCTTCCAGAACCTGCGCGTGTTCCCGCAGATGACCGCGCTGGAGAACGTGATGACCGGCTGCCACATGGCCGAGCGTGCCGGGCTGCTCGCGGGCCTGCTCGGCCTGCCGGGCAGCCGCGCCGAGACCGCCCGCAGCCGCGAGGCCGCCGCCGCCGCGCTCACCCGCACCGGGCTCGGCGCGCTGGCGGGGCGCGAGGCGGCGGCGCTCTCCTACGGCCAGCTCAAGCGGCTGGAGATCGCCCGCGCGCTGGTGACCGGCTGTTCCATCCTGCTGCTCGACGAGCCCGCCGCCGGCTGCAACGCCGTCGAGACCCGCGAGATCGACGATCTCATCCAGTCCATCGCCGGGGAGGGGCGGACCGTGGTGCTCATCGAACATGACATGCGGCTGGTGATGCGCATTTCCGCGCGCATCCTGGTGCTGGACCAGGGCCGGCGCATCGCCGAGGGCGCGCCGGAAGAGATCCGCGAGAACCCCCGGGTGATCGAGGCCTATCTCGGCGCCCATGGCGCGGCCGAGGCGAGGGCGGCCCATGCGTGA
- a CDS encoding ABC transporter ATP-binding protein, whose product MLRIEGLTSAYGALEVLHGIDLAVAEGEIVTIVGANGAGKTTLMRCISGVQPLRAGAIRFDGADITRRPDHARAGLGIGHSPEGRQIFADLAVEENLALGAYHRRGPLAADLDEVYALFPVLAEKRALPAGGLSGGQQQMLAIGRAIMTRPKLMLLDEPSMGLAPVLVDRILEVITGLRDRGVTLLVVEQNAFAALSIADRGYVMETGRITLSGPARDLIADARVREAYLGA is encoded by the coding sequence CTGTTGCGCATCGAGGGGCTCACCTCCGCCTATGGCGCGCTGGAGGTGCTGCACGGCATCGACCTTGCGGTGGCGGAGGGTGAGATCGTCACCATCGTGGGGGCGAACGGTGCGGGCAAGACCACGCTGATGCGCTGCATCTCCGGGGTGCAGCCGCTGCGCGCGGGCGCCATCCGCTTCGACGGGGCAGACATCACCCGCAGGCCCGACCATGCCCGCGCCGGGCTCGGCATCGGCCATTCGCCGGAGGGGCGGCAGATCTTCGCCGACTTGGCCGTGGAGGAGAACCTCGCACTCGGCGCCTACCACCGCCGCGGCCCGCTCGCCGCCGATCTCGACGAGGTCTACGCCCTGTTCCCGGTGCTGGCCGAGAAGCGCGCCCTGCCGGCGGGCGGCCTCTCCGGCGGGCAGCAGCAGATGCTCGCCATCGGCCGCGCCATCATGACCCGGCCGAAGCTGATGCTGCTCGACGAGCCCTCCATGGGCCTCGCCCCGGTGCTGGTGGACCGTATCCTGGAGGTGATCACCGGGCTGCGCGACCGCGGCGTCACCCTGCTGGTGGTCGAACAGAACGCCTTCGCCGCCCTCTCCATCGCCGACCGCGGCTACGTGATGGAGACCGGCCGCATCACCCTTTCCGGCCCGGCGCGCGATCTCATCGCCGACGCCCGGGTGCGGGAGGCCTATCTCGGGGCCTGA
- a CDS encoding 3-hydroxyacyl-CoA dehydrogenase NAD-binding domain-containing protein, protein MTLVSIEMHGDIAVLRADNPPVNALGHPLRAALAKAFAGLKGVRGAVLTCAGRSFFAGADIREFDAAPQPPAIFELAAQIEALPFPVVAAIHGAALGGGLELALGCAGRVAAPSAVLGFPEVTLGLIPGSGGVVRSARLLAPGEAARLLTTGERIPADEALRLGLIDAVAQDPVTAALARVAELAEAPRPPLSARPLPPAPESWEPARKAALRAARGAEAPGVALDVLIHAWEVDFETARAAERAAFERLRGTEQSAALRHVFFAERRAAKAAKAEGGPDIARPGVLGGGTMGAGIAAALLVAGFPVTLAEASPEAAARARTRLEGLIAAAGARGKVDPAAALARLTVGQGAEALGGCDLVIEAVFEDLGVKRAAFAALEAACAPDALLVTNTSYLDPRGIAEGLRHPERFAGLHFFSPAQVMKLVEVVPVPQTAPGTEAALWRLIGRLGKTGVRSGICDGFIGNRILKRYRAAAEALVIAGAGVADVDAAMRGFGFAMGPFEAQDMGGLDIAHARRQAARAAGAQVPRCLGDLLAEAGRTGQKAGGGWYDYPEGSRRPEPSPEAARLLAPMRAMGGAVPAPAEIAARLVGEMAAEGRAILEEGIAATPEDIDLVEILGYGFPRWRGGPMFATRSGAPALARAG, encoded by the coding sequence ATGACCCTCGTGAGCATCGAGATGCACGGCGACATTGCCGTGCTGCGCGCCGACAACCCGCCGGTCAACGCCCTCGGCCATCCGCTGCGCGCGGCGCTGGCGAAGGCCTTCGCCGGGCTGAAGGGGGTGCGCGGCGCCGTGCTCACCTGTGCCGGGCGCAGCTTCTTCGCGGGCGCGGACATCCGCGAGTTCGACGCCGCTCCGCAGCCGCCGGCGATCTTCGAGCTGGCGGCGCAGATCGAGGCGCTGCCCTTCCCGGTGGTCGCGGCCATCCACGGCGCGGCGCTGGGCGGCGGGCTGGAACTGGCGCTGGGCTGTGCGGGCCGGGTGGCGGCGCCCTCGGCCGTGCTGGGCTTCCCGGAGGTCACGCTGGGCCTCATCCCCGGCTCCGGCGGCGTGGTGCGCAGCGCCCGGCTGCTGGCGCCCGGGGAGGCCGCGCGGCTGCTCACGACGGGTGAGCGCATTCCCGCCGACGAGGCGCTGCGGCTCGGGCTCATCGACGCGGTGGCGCAGGACCCCGTCACCGCCGCGCTGGCGCGGGTGGCCGAACTGGCCGAGGCCCCGCGCCCGCCGCTCTCCGCCCGGCCGTTGCCGCCCGCGCCGGAGAGCTGGGAGCCGGCCCGCAAGGCCGCCCTGCGGGCGGCGCGGGGGGCGGAGGCGCCGGGCGTCGCCCTCGACGTGCTGATCCACGCCTGGGAGGTGGATTTCGAGACCGCCCGCGCCGCGGAGCGCGCCGCCTTCGAGCGCCTGCGCGGCACGGAGCAATCCGCCGCCCTGCGCCATGTCTTCTTCGCCGAGCGTCGCGCCGCGAAGGCGGCGAAGGCCGAAGGTGGGCCCGACATCGCCCGCCCCGGCGTGCTCGGCGGCGGCACGATGGGCGCGGGCATCGCCGCGGCGCTGCTGGTCGCGGGCTTTCCCGTCACCCTGGCGGAGGCTTCGCCGGAGGCCGCGGCGCGGGCGCGCACCCGGCTGGAGGGGCTGATCGCGGCGGCCGGCGCGCGCGGCAAGGTCGATCCCGCCGCGGCGCTGGCCCGGCTCACCGTGGGGCAGGGGGCAGAGGCTCTCGGCGGCTGCGACCTGGTGATCGAGGCGGTGTTCGAGGACCTCGGGGTGAAGCGCGCCGCCTTCGCCGCGCTGGAGGCGGCCTGCGCGCCGGACGCGCTGCTGGTCACCAACACCTCCTACCTGGACCCGCGCGGCATCGCCGAAGGCTTGCGGCACCCGGAGCGCTTCGCCGGGCTGCACTTCTTCTCCCCCGCCCAGGTGATGAAGCTGGTCGAGGTGGTGCCCGTGCCGCAGACCGCCCCGGGCACCGAGGCCGCCCTGTGGCGGCTGATCGGCCGGCTGGGCAAGACCGGCGTGCGCTCCGGCATCTGCGACGGGTTCATCGGCAACCGCATCCTGAAACGCTACCGCGCCGCCGCCGAGGCGCTGGTCATCGCCGGGGCGGGTGTCGCCGATGTGGACGCCGCGATGCGCGGCTTCGGTTTCGCCATGGGCCCGTTCGAGGCGCAGGACATGGGCGGGCTCGACATCGCCCATGCCCGGCGGCAGGCGGCCCGGGCCGCCGGCGCGCAGGTGCCGCGCTGCCTCGGCGACCTGCTGGCCGAGGCGGGCCGCACCGGGCAGAAGGCCGGCGGCGGCTGGTACGACTACCCCGAGGGCAGCCGCCGCCCCGAGCCCTCGCCGGAGGCGGCGCGCCTGCTCGCCCCGATGCGCGCCATGGGCGGTGCGGTGCCCGCGCCGGCCGAGATCGCGGCGCGGCTGGTGGGGGAGATGGCCGCGGAGGGCCGGGCGATCCTCGAGGAAGGCATCGCCGCCACGCCGGAGGACATCGACCTCGTGGAGATCCTCGGTTACGGCTTCCCGCGCTGGCGCGGCGGGCCGATGTTCGCCACCCGCAGCGGGGCGCCGGCGCTGGCCCGGGCGGGCTGA
- a CDS encoding TetR/AcrR family transcriptional regulator, with the protein MARPRAEDYEEKRAAIHRTAARLLSQGGGQASMMRIAEACGISKALLYHYYDSRDALVFDIVHTHLLALDAALAAVPPETRGRARLHLLSRRLLACYEDADDLHLLQLGAVGSLPDVQVAAIRAAERAILGHFRAALGDTVPGADRARTTAALMGLMGMLNWAFTWFRPDGALSRDGFAALATDMALSALQGAPATG; encoded by the coding sequence ATGGCGCGGCCCCGGGCGGAGGATTACGAGGAAAAGCGCGCCGCCATCCACCGCACCGCGGCGCGGCTCCTGTCGCAGGGCGGCGGCCAGGCCTCGATGATGCGCATCGCCGAGGCCTGCGGCATCTCCAAGGCGCTGCTCTACCACTATTACGACAGCCGCGACGCGCTGGTGTTCGACATCGTCCACACCCATCTGCTGGCGCTCGACGCCGCCCTCGCCGCCGTGCCGCCGGAGACGCGGGGCCGCGCGCGGCTGCACCTGCTCTCGCGCCGGCTGCTCGCCTGCTACGAGGACGCGGACGACCTGCACCTGCTGCAGCTCGGCGCGGTGGGCAGCCTGCCGGATGTGCAGGTCGCGGCGATCCGCGCGGCGGAACGCGCCATCCTTGGGCATTTCCGCGCCGCCCTCGGCGACACCGTGCCGGGCGCGGACCGGGCCCGGACCACGGCGGCGCTGATGGGGCTGATGGGCATGCTGAACTGGGCCTTCACCTGGTTCCGCCCCGACGGCGCCCTCAGCCGCGACGGCTTCGCCGCCCTCGCAACCGACATGGCGCTCTCCGCGCTGCAGGGCGCACCGGCGACCGGCTGA
- a CDS encoding LysR family transcriptional regulator, translating to MMLNHRELLVFLSVCRLGSIGAAAQAMGMTQPALSRSLKRLESRLRVQLFVRHSGGMEPTDFGRVLLRHSELMEFETNRVIEEIDLLNGAATGHVRVGIVPSVAPVMIPRAVARVQALSPDIHIRIVEGSGDQILAAVQRGEVDFAVVGMPGSAVDLVVQPLSFEEVNIVARAGHPLAGRSGLTLEDLAAFPWAMPERGNAIWYGYENYFRRAGLAPPLPVISSNSVHVLKAIVGGSDLLTMLTEVSIAVEVKAGMLVALALEGGAWRRELALVRRPTGTLLPAARLLMRAFQEG from the coding sequence ATGATGCTGAATCACCGGGAATTGCTGGTCTTCCTGAGCGTCTGCCGCCTCGGCAGCATCGGCGCGGCCGCGCAGGCGATGGGGATGACCCAGCCGGCGCTGAGCCGCTCGCTGAAACGGCTGGAGAGCCGGCTGCGCGTGCAGCTCTTCGTGCGCCACTCCGGCGGCATGGAGCCGACGGATTTCGGCCGCGTGCTGCTGCGCCACTCCGAGCTGATGGAGTTCGAGACCAACCGGGTGATCGAGGAGATCGACCTGCTGAACGGCGCCGCCACCGGCCATGTGCGCGTGGGCATCGTGCCCAGCGTGGCGCCGGTGATGATCCCGCGCGCTGTGGCCCGGGTGCAGGCGCTTTCGCCGGACATCCACATCCGCATCGTCGAGGGCTCCGGCGACCAGATCCTCGCCGCCGTGCAGCGCGGCGAGGTGGATTTCGCCGTGGTCGGCATGCCGGGCAGCGCGGTGGACCTGGTGGTCCAGCCGCTCTCCTTCGAGGAGGTGAACATCGTGGCGCGCGCCGGCCACCCGCTGGCCGGCCGTTCCGGGCTGACGCTGGAGGACCTCGCCGCCTTCCCCTGGGCGATGCCCGAGCGCGGCAATGCCATCTGGTATGGCTACGAGAACTACTTCCGCCGCGCCGGGCTGGCGCCGCCCTTGCCGGTGATCTCGTCGAACTCCGTGCATGTCCTGAAGGCGATCGTGGGCGGCTCGGACCTGCTCACCATGCTCACCGAGGTCTCCATCGCGGTGGAGGTGAAGGCCGGCATGCTGGTGGCGCTGGCGCTGGAGGGCGGGGCCTGGCGGCGCGAGCTTGCCCTGGTGCGCCGCCCCACCGGCACGCTGCTGCCCGCGGCCCGCCTCTTGATGCGCGCCTTCCAGGAGGGCTAG